The following coding sequences lie in one Ostrea edulis chromosome 8, xbOstEdul1.1, whole genome shotgun sequence genomic window:
- the LOC125660775 gene encoding uncharacterized protein LOC125660775, producing the protein MAQYKMLCVYIFESLLDDREDEFSYEYSNFLLHTGAFLLHGTKSVSPRVTGYVENVIPFFSTDNFRYHYRISKEMFEEILTNIGAYVTSNHGVGIEGIPPSKQLLVFMCYMSNKVTMREIGHYFDIGQSTVHVVLKRVNGTFIENLSKIIQWPNFIEQQGIAQDFQLQSGLPDIIGALDGTHIRLSSCIGGDNDYINRKHYPSIQLQVVVDADLMLRDIYTGWPGSTHDARVLRNSSLFTNATGGQYFDLNRYIIVDSAYLLKAWLITPFKDNGHLNINQRRFNRVLSSARQVVERAIGHLKQRFRRLQEITIHDSDEIVKTIVSGCILHNLCILHQDSVEDFLTNDLNNGNGHPNNYPNVYPDGRDGLQRRQQLVQGLP; encoded by the exons ATGGCGCAGTATAAGATGCTTTGCGTTTACATTTTTGAGAGTTTACTGGATGACAGAGAAGACGAATTTTCATACGAATATAGTAACTTCTTACTTCATACAGGAGCTTTTCTCCTCCACGGCACAAAATCTGTGTCACCACGAGTAACCGGTTATGTTGAAAATGTTATTCCTTTCTTTTCTACGGATAATTTTCGGTATCATTATCGTATAAGTAAAGAAATGTTCGAGGAAATACTTACCAATATCGGTGCCTACGTTACATCCAACCACGGTGTGGGCATTGAAGGGATTCCTCCATCTAAGCAACTCCTTGTATTTATGTGTTACATGTCAAATAAAGTGACAATGCGTGAAATTGGACATTATTTTGACATAGGACAATCCACAGTGCATGTTGTGTTGAAAAGGGTGAACGGCACATTCATCGAAAACCTATCAAAG ATCATCCAATGGCCAAATTTTATTGAGCAACAGGGAATCGCACAGGACTTTCAGCTTCAGTCTGGGCTTCCAGACATAATTGGTGCCCTGGATGGGACGCACATCAGATTATCTTCTTGTATTGGTGGAGATAATGACTATATTAACAGGAAGCATTACCCATCGATACAACTCCAG GTGGTAGTAGATGCTGATTTAATGTTAAGGGACATATACACAGGCTGGCCGGGATCAACTCACGATGCCCGCGTACTACgaaattcaagtctttttacCAATGCTACTGGTGGACAGTACTTTGATTTGAATAGGTACATAATTGTAGACAGTGCATATCTGTTAAAGGCCTGGTTGATCACTCCATTCAAAGACAACGGTCATTTAAACATAAATCAGAGGAGGTTTAATCGAGTTTTGTCATCTGCACGACAAGTAGTAGAGAGGGCTATTGGTCATCTAAAGCAACGGTTTCGGCGACTACAAGAAATAACCATACATGACTCTGATGAGATTGTCAAGACAATAGTATCTGGTTGCATACTGCACAATCTTTGTATCTTGCATCAGGATAGTGTGGAGGATTTCTTAACAAATGATCTGAACAATGGCAATGGTCACCCTAATAATTATCCAAACGTGTACCCTGATGGAAGAGATGGGCTGCAGAGGAGGCAACAACTTGTTCAGGGACTACCATGA
- the LOC125660763 gene encoding LOW QUALITY PROTEIN: uncharacterized protein LOC125660763 (The sequence of the model RefSeq protein was modified relative to this genomic sequence to represent the inferred CDS: deleted 2 bases in 1 codon), whose protein sequence is MAEKEATVQIKVRNRNGQELTCEMSKELANFLNNPNGDAKTKQSILKRIFNSQSQPHSESPAMTTQYPESPESPTANALVPEHVIPLPQTVPMEDGDQKVHIWGESEEKQLISLRTDMDADFHRNKNHETLWQIFFEKMNAAGIKVTKIQILNKWRNLKRKYKETIDLNKKTSNEKHEFKYQNEFDNLFGHKASTKATVSFDSGVNGEDKKKETTDDKPARPKKRYAENLLNKMENMNKEMRKQMERHQEEKLRRFDRMLDIFERSVKSHDQK, encoded by the exons ATGGCGGAGAAAGAGGCAAC AGTTCAAATCAAAGTGAGGAATAGGAATGGACAAGAACTGACCTGCGAAATGTCCAAAGAACTTGCAAATTTTTTGAATAATCCCAATGGAG aTGCGAAGACAAAGCAATCCATTCTGAAACGTATTTTCAACTCCCAGTCTCAGCCCCATTCAGAATCACCTGCCATGACCACACAATATCCTGAGTCACCTGAGTCCCCGACTGCAAATGCACTTGTTCCTGAACATGTCATTCCATTGCCACAGACTGTTCCTATGGAAGATGGTGATCAAAAG GTTCACATATGGGGCGAAAGTGAGGAAAAGCAGCTTATTTCACTGAGAACAGATATGGATGCGGACTTTCATAGAAATAAGAATCATGAAACATTATGgcaaattttttttgaaaaaatgaatgCTGCAGGAATTAAGGTTACTAAAATTCagattttgaataaatggagaaatttgaaaagaaagtaTAAGGAAACTATagacttaaat aaaaaaactagtaATGAGAAACATGAATTCAAGTACCAAAAtgaatttgataatttgtttggACACAAGGCATCAACAAAAGCAACGGTGTCATTTGACAGTGGAGTAAATGGAGaagataaaaagaaagaaacaacTGATGATAAACCCGCTCGACCTAAAAAGCGCTATGCAGAAAACCTGCTgaataaaatggaaaatatgaaCAAAGAAATGAGAAAACAGATGGAGAGGCACCAGGAAGAAAAACTCAGACGCTTTGACAGAATGCTGGACATTTTTGAAAGATCGGTTAAAAGTCATGATCAAAAGTGA